AAGTAGTAGGTGGTGAAGATACTGATTCAAGCGGGAATTATACAATTAAGAGTCTGCCGACAGGATATTATAAACTCTGGGCTTTCCCTAACATTTGGGGTGACAATGAAGATACTATTCATGCATTTGAATGGTATAATAATAAAAACAATTGGTTAAGCGCAGATTCCATATATGTTACTGCACCGGATTCAATAATTAACAAAGATTTCACACTTGAACAATGCGGTTTTATCACTGGCACGGTTTGTGGAACTCCAAAAACATCAATAACAGGTGCTGAGGTAGGAGGTTGGCTCTATATCAACAATTTTTATGGTTGGTTGCCTTTCTTTGTAGACGAAACAGGTACGGATGGCAAATATACCTTAAAAAATCTCCGCACAGGTAATTACAAAGTATTTGCAATGGCATCAGGATATGGAACTTTATGGTATAACCAGAAGCCTGATTCAAATACTGCCAATTTAGTTTCTGTTACAATGCCGAATGCTACTCCAAATATTGACTTTAATTTAACAGGTATTGAAGAGAGTGCAGGATTAAAAGATAGGATACCAAAGATAAAAACAACTCAAAATCCATTTATTCGGACCACAACAATTTCCTATCAGATACCGGTGAAAACTAAGGTTTTACTAAAAATTTATGATATTACCGGCAGACCCGTAAAGACATTGGTGAACAGTGAAAAAGAAGCAGGGAGTTATGATGTTAGTTTTAATGCCATGGGACTTTCTTCTGGTATCTATTTTGTAAGATTTGCCGCCGGCAACTATAAATCCACAAAGAAACTTATTTTAATGAGATAGGATTTACCGTCAATGCTTAGAGTTAGTTGACGGAAGGACTTTTTGTGAACTAACAAGGAGGAATTAATATGAATAAGGTATACAGAATTATAATAAGTTCTTTTGTTGTTCTCTTAATAACGGGAAATGTGTTTTCCAATGAGACTGTCGCAAATAAAAAAGATTTGTTAGTTAAGGGAAATAATACTTTTGCTTTTGATTTATATGCTAACTTAAAAAACAATGAAGGCAATTTATTCTTTTCGCCATACAGCATTTCAACTGCATTAGCAATGACTTATGCAGGCGCAAGAGGCAATACTCAAACACAAATGGCAAAAGTTTTACATTTTGACTTATTAGATACAACAAGTTTACACCCGGCATTTAAGAATTTAATTGTCGAAACCCAGAGCAAAAACAAAAACTACCAGTTAAACATTGCCAATACTTTATGGGGACAAAAAGGATATAAGTTTCTTAATGAATTTCTTAAAATTACAAAAGCTAACTACGGAGCAGGATTCAAAGAAATTGAGTTCGGGAATACGGAATTGGCACGCAAGACTATTAATAGTTGGGTTGAGGAACAAACCAAAAACAAAATTAAAGACATTATTCGACCGGGAACTATTAGTCCATTAACTCAGCTTGTTTTGACTAATGCGATATATTTCAAAGGCAATTGGGTTAAAGAGTTTGATGAGAAGGGAAATAAAAAGGGAACTCAAGAAGCTCCATTTTATGTGAAACCAGATAAAGGAATTCAAGTGCTTATGATGTCTCAAAAAGGAAACTTTAATTTTGTAGAAACGGATAAATTTCAGGCAATCGAATTGCCATATAAAGGGGGAAATTTATCAATGTTCGTTTTACTGCCGAAAAAGGTTGACGGGCTTGCTGAGTTGGAAAACTCTCTTGTATCAGACAATCTGAGCAAGTGGATAGAAAATCTCCAAAACCATGAAGTTAGGGTTTATTTTCCACAATTTAAAATGACTTCGGAGTTTAGCATGGCAGGAACACTTAATTCTATGGGAGTGACGGATGCTTTCTCTTCACAGTCTGCAGATTTTTCAGGAATGGCTGGCGACACGGGATTGTTTATTTCAACTGTAATCCATAAAGCTTTTATAGATGTAAATGAAAAAGGCACTGAGGCAGCAGCGGTGACGGTTGTAAAAATGCAAGTAGAATCGCGACGACCAATGGTTAGGCAAAAACAAATTCCGGTTTTCCGGGCAGACCATCCTTTTATATTTTTAATCCGGGATAATCGTTCTGGGAGTATTTTGTTTATCGGAAGATTAATAAATCCGATTAAATAAAATAAGAGAACAAAAAGACAAAACCCCTATTTTCTGTCCGTGCCATAGAACTCAAAGCCATAGAACTCAAAAGTCAGATACTCAGAGTTATTCATGGAAGGACTTTTTCATAAATACAGTATTTCCCCTATTGACAAGACTGACAAAAAAGCTCATATATGAATTAGAACATCGCAAAAATGAGAGACGGATTAATTTTTACCGGAAGTATTATAGCAATAGGAATTTTACTCCCTATTTTAGTTATATGTGGCATTGTATTGTTTTTTAGTCTCTTCAAAAGAGGAATTGAGATAGATTGAAAGCAAAGGCGCATGACTGGAAATCAGAAAAAGGCATTTCTCGAATGTCCTTGATAGACAAGGAAAATCGGTGCAATGGCTTGTTCTTAATAATCAACCTGAGTTGTTATCTATTTTGATTAGTTTTGATTTAGGTTTATGGGTTTTTATCTCTCTTAGTCACAAAAGATCCTATCCATTTGGCACAGGATTTTATCCCTGTTTATTTGTGAGAAAATGTTTATCTGTTCCTTCAAAAACAATAATGAAAAGAGAACGTCCAGTTCTCAGTCGGAAATTCATAAAGACGCGAATCCAAAGCAATATCCGCGCTTACCCCTTTAACCTTTATACCAAGACCAAAAGTAGGACCGCTCCTCTTGCCGGTTATGTCAGAAAAATATCCCCATCTTGCCGAGAAAATCTTATAAAACGTATATTCCAATCCAATCCCTTTCCATGTGTCACGGTAAATATAATCAAATCCCGATTCTTGCCAGTCTTGAAAAACCCCGACAAGGACTTTTGTTATATCTCCCGCAATAACGAGTTTATTGTTCGGCTTGTATGATATCCCGGCTCTGAGTATCCGTGGTAACGGCTCACCTATCCCGGCTTCTATATACGTTATGTCAGACCCGAGATTCTGTACTGATAACCCAAGCTGCAACCGTTTGCTAAAAACATAAAGACCGGAAAAATCAAATGCAAATGCTTGTCCTGAACCTCCATATCTGATGCTTTGTCCGTAAAGTAGCCTGATTGTCTCCACAGGGCAGAGAAAACTATAGATATATTTCACTCCCGCTCCTACGCTAAATTTTTTAGTTATCCTGTTAGCGTATGAAACTTTTGCTGAAAAATCCCAGTTTCCCCAGGGACCTATTTCATTTCCGCGGTTGTCCGTGCCTTCGGAAGTCCCGGTATGTAACCATATAACGTTCACGCCTATTGCCTGTTTGGATTCTTTTAGTGAATCCGGTTTAAAAATTGGAAAAACGGATGACAGGGTTTCGTAATATATACCGGGATATAATCCCGGCAGTAAGTTCATATGAGTAAACGCGATATTATGTTTCTGTTGGAACGCCATCCCTGCATCGTTATAATAAGTGGCCAGAGCGTCGTCTGCGACTCCGGTAAATACGCCTGCCATTCCGTTTTGTCTGGCATCAGGGAAAATGAGGAGAAAAGGCACGCTTAGCTCAGATACCCCGGAATAAGCACAGAACGGGCATAATATCACCGCTCCAAAGATTAGTGTTTTGTACGTTTTCATTTATCTATAAATTAATCAAACAGTCCCCTTTAGTCAACATTTTTCTTTTATTCTATGAATAGCCTCTGTTCTCAGCTATTCGTGTTCAACCGCGAACAAAATCTCCTTGATGTTAGAGACGCAATTCACCCCGATTCACCGAGGAATAAAAAAAGTTGGCATTAAAGATTGACAAAGATAGTTTTTGAGAATATTAAGTAATTGGTCTTGTTGGAATATGATTTTAATTAGGAGGAAAGATGAAAACGTATAAAACAATTGGAGCGCTTTTGTTAACATTAAGTATATCTTTTTTGGGAGGAACAAAAATTATTGGGGTAAATTTAAATATCCCTGGTGGTAATGAGACTACACAACTCAATAAAAAGGAAAATGAGAAAAAAAATATTATTCATGGTTCGGGAAGTAGTAGAAAACCTATAAATAAAATGTTTCTGAAAAAGAAATACAAAGAGGATGAGGGAATTGGGTTAAAAGAAGCTACACCCATAGAGATATGTAGTGCTTCGGTATTACACGATGGGCAAGGGCATGGAATACCAAATCAAATTAGTAGTAAGAGAAAATATGTTTTGCATAATTTTATGGCAAATGGAAATTTTCTTATGGACACCAATAATGATGGAACCCCAGATGGCTGGGGTTCAAATATCGAAGGAAAAATATTATATTCTCTTAATGGGGAACCTGTACGAAAATGTGCAAGGATATTGAGAAATGGGAAAGATATCTATCTTGCTCAATATTTAATAATTGAGCCAAGTGCCAATTACAGTTTATCAGTAAAATATAATTGTAATACAGATATCAATTTAACCATATATGAATATTCCAAAGAAAATAAAGTTATTAGTCCCCTATTTAGTAATGATATAGCAAAAAGCATCTCGTGGAATACGATAACAAAATCATTTACTACAAGTAAGAATGCAAAAAATTTGTTAATAAAATTTGAGTTAAAAAATGATGGAGTGTTATTAATAGACAGTACTTCAATTATTTCAGAAGATTATTACGAATTCTGATTCGACAAATATCGTTAGGTGTTAACAGCCCAATTATTGCTTTAATTTATAAAACGATAAAGAAGGTTTTTTTGTAGTAAGGAGGAAAAATGAAAAAAAATATAGGTTATTTATTAATTTTTGCTTCAATAATTGTTCTTAAGGGTGAATTATTGGGAAAAGTAGAAAATGTATACAATCTTTTACCCTGTAAGGCTTTAATAGATTCGGTAAGGAGTATTACAATAGCTGATACAAACATTGAAAATATAGAAGGAAAAGCCTTTTTATTTGCAGAAGCTCTTGTTTCTAAAAAAGATTCTTCTCTGCCATATCTTTCTGAGACAATAAAGGATAGTATGAATGATTGGAAACTTCGGTTTGTCTCTGTAGAAATGCTTTCTCAAATTTCTCAAAACGATGAATCGGCTGAAATATTAGCAAAAATCTTAAAAAATGAGAAAGAACACCCTTACTTACGGGGTGTATGTGCTTTTAGATTAGGATCTATGGGAAAAAAAGAATATTTCCCCCTTCTTATTCACAATCTAAAGGATAAAAATATATATGTGCGAGAAAGAGCAATTTGGGGATTAGATTTGCTCAATGATCCCAGAGCTATTCAACCTTTGATTCAATGTTTAGATGATTCATACTATATGGTACAGATATTAGCAATCCAAACATTAGGCAATCTAAAAGCTAACGAATCTTTTGCCCCATTAAAAAGGAAATTAGATGCTAATGATATTCCAGAATACCCTGAAATAGTGAAACATAAAGTAGTTCGTGCTATAACTTCTATTGGCGGGGCTGAAGCACGAACCATATTACTTGAAATTGTATCGGATCACAATTATGGAAAGCTTCGTGTCATAGCAGTTGAAGGGTTAGAAAATTATAAGGACGAAGAAGTTAAGAATAAACTTTTTTCTGTTTTAAATGATAAAGACGAACGATTTCAAGTTTGTGTGGCAAAGGTCCTTATGAAAATTACTCCACTTAAAGCAAAACCAGTTATAGAGGGAATACTAAATGATACTAAAAGTGAATATATAAAATCTGAAATAAAAGAGCTTTTAAAAACTTATTAAAACATAAAAATGGGGGACATATGAGACAAAAAATTATGATTATGGTATCATTGATTTTAGGCATATTTGTTGTGCCTCTTCCTATAAATGCTCATATTCCTACCCAAGCTACAAATCAAATTCTATATCCTTCTCCAGGGGATGTTATGTTTAGATATCTTACTGCTGCTGGTATGGAAGGAGGGCATGTTGCTATTTTTTACCGATATAGAAGCGATGGAGTTCGAGAAATTATGCAAGCGGTGGGACCAGGAAGCATTAGTGCGCTTGTTGGTTGGAATTTTTTTATGAATGATATGAAACCCGATACTTCATATTGGGGATCATATTGTCAGACAAGAGGAAAAACATTACAAAAGAGAGAGGAATTAATAGACGCCGCTTATGATTGTATAGGAATTGCATA
Above is a window of bacterium DNA encoding:
- a CDS encoding PorV/PorQ family protein, with protein sequence MKTYKTLIFGAVILCPFCAYSGVSELSVPFLLIFPDARQNGMAGVFTGVADDALATYYNDAGMAFQQKHNIAFTHMNLLPGLYPGIYYETLSSVFPIFKPDSLKESKQAIGVNVIWLHTGTSEGTDNRGNEIGPWGNWDFSAKVSYANRITKKFSVGAGVKYIYSFLCPVETIRLLYGQSIRYGGSGQAFAFDFSGLYVFSKRLQLGLSVQNLGSDITYIEAGIGEPLPRILRAGISYKPNNKLVIAGDITKVLVGVFQDWQESGFDYIYRDTWKGIGLEYTFYKIFSARWGYFSDITGKRSGPTFGLGIKVKGVSADIALDSRLYEFPTENWTFSFHYCF
- a CDS encoding serpin family protein is translated as MNKVYRIIISSFVVLLITGNVFSNETVANKKDLLVKGNNTFAFDLYANLKNNEGNLFFSPYSISTALAMTYAGARGNTQTQMAKVLHFDLLDTTSLHPAFKNLIVETQSKNKNYQLNIANTLWGQKGYKFLNEFLKITKANYGAGFKEIEFGNTELARKTINSWVEEQTKNKIKDIIRPGTISPLTQLVLTNAIYFKGNWVKEFDEKGNKKGTQEAPFYVKPDKGIQVLMMSQKGNFNFVETDKFQAIELPYKGGNLSMFVLLPKKVDGLAELENSLVSDNLSKWIENLQNHEVRVYFPQFKMTSEFSMAGTLNSMGVTDAFSSQSADFSGMAGDTGLFISTVIHKAFIDVNEKGTEAAAVTVVKMQVESRRPMVRQKQIPVFRADHPFIFLIRDNRSGSILFIGRLINPIK
- a CDS encoding HEAT repeat domain-containing protein yields the protein MKKNIGYLLIFASIIVLKGELLGKVENVYNLLPCKALIDSVRSITIADTNIENIEGKAFLFAEALVSKKDSSLPYLSETIKDSMNDWKLRFVSVEMLSQISQNDESAEILAKILKNEKEHPYLRGVCAFRLGSMGKKEYFPLLIHNLKDKNIYVRERAIWGLDLLNDPRAIQPLIQCLDDSYYMVQILAIQTLGNLKANESFAPLKRKLDANDIPEYPEIVKHKVVRAITSIGGAEARTILLEIVSDHNYGKLRVIAVEGLENYKDEEVKNKLFSVLNDKDERFQVCVAKVLMKITPLKAKPVIEGILNDTKSEYIKSEIKELLKTY